In the Bacillus amyloliquefaciens DSM 7 = ATCC 23350 genome, TTCGAACAGCTTTTCTTTCACAATGCTGATGTATGCGTCCGCGCGTTCTGTCTTAAAAAAGGCGGTATGCCCGGGAAGCAGATTTTGCGCTTCAAAATGGTCAATATGAAAAAAAGCCACTTCTTCCGCATGAAACGATTGAATCATAATAGCGGCGAGCTCCCGCATCGTATCAGTGAGCCTGAGACGCTGATTCAGCTGACGCGATGTTTCATTGATGAGCTCAAGATTCGCAATGCTTTTTTTCGATTGCTCATACAGCTGCGCATTTTCAAATGCTTTTCCCGCTGCGCCCGCAAGCAGCATCATTTCACTCAGAGAACTGCACGAAAGCGCGGCATCCTGCAGCCCCTCAGCCTTCAGAACCCCGTAAGTCCCCTGCTGGCCTTTAATCGGCAGGTAAGCAGATGACCTGCCTTTCCTGAGCATTCTGCCTGACAAATAAACCTTCAGGGCAAACGGATCGGCATCTTCTCCGTCCATATGCAATTCTTTTGCGGGGAGCTGTCTGTCCGTATCCTGATCCTGCGAGATAAACAGTAAAAAACGGAAAGACTGGAAAGCCTTCCTCAAACTCGCCTGCAGTTTTTCCAATACTTCATCCTGATCTAAAAGCGAATGGAACATTTCTGTCATTTTGTGAATTTTCCGCTGATGCTTTGTTTTGTCAAACAGCCCGCTTTGTCTCACAGATTGATTGATAAATTGAGTAACGAGCTCAGGCAATGATTCCGGGATCGGAAGTCCGCTTTCCGAGCGCAGATAAAAGGATCTGCCGGACGTCTGATTCCTGATCATAAAACGGCCGTCACTCTCTTTCAGCGGAGCATAATTCGGTTCCTCTTCTGTTTTTATGGTGAAACGTGTTGATTCAGCCGGTGAAAGGGTCAATGAAAGAGATGTAAAGCAGGATTCAAGAGCTGAGGCCAGCCATAACAGCGAGTCGGATAATGAGACGGATTCAGATTTCGTCAAGAAAAAAGAAAGCATTTTCTGATGAAAGGCCGTAACTTCATCGATTGTTTGTTTTTTCATTTTTATCACCTAAACATGTACTACTCATTTTTGTACATTATATCATAAACCGACAGTCTTCATGGAGAAATGGTTGACGGCGGCCGGGAAAAATCATATAATGTTCTTTGTGTGAAATATTGCAGCCTTTTTGTTCAGCTTCTGTGTTTTCATTTTGTTCCTTAGCTGTAAGGTGTATCGTGTAACTCTCTGCTGCTGGAGCGAGGATACATGAAAACAAAATGTGCACGGTCGGATCGAACAGACGGTTTTTATTTTCCACAAAATAAAACCAAACAAAGGAGGAGTCACATTATGGCTCGCTATACAGGTCCATCTTGGAAACTGTCTCGCCGTTTAGGAATCTCTCTTAGCGGTACAGGTAAAGAATTAGAAAAACGCCCTTACGCACCAGGTCCTCACGGTCCGGGACAGCGTAAAAAACTATCAGAATACGGTTTGCAGTTGCAAGAAAAGCAAAAACTTCGTCACATGTACGGTGTAAACGAACGTCAATTCCGCACATTGTTTGACAAAGCTGCAAAAATGACTGGTAAACACGGCGAAAACTTCATGATTCTTTTAGATGCACGCCTTGATAACGTTGTGTACAAGCTTGGTCTTGCGCGCACTCGCCGTCAAGCACGCCAATTAGTTAACCACGGTCACATCCTTGTTGACGGAAGCCGCGTTGACATTCCGTCTTACCAAGTAAAACCTGGTCAAACAATCGGTGTTCGCGAAAAATCAAGAAACCTTTCTATCATCAAAGAATCTGTAGAAGTAAACAACTTCGTTCCT is a window encoding:
- a CDS encoding sensor domain-containing diguanylate cyclase, giving the protein MKKQTIDEVTAFHQKMLSFFLTKSESVSLSDSLLWLASALESCFTSLSLTLSPAESTRFTIKTEEEPNYAPLKESDGRFMIRNQTSGRSFYLRSESGLPIPESLPELVTQFINQSVRQSGLFDKTKHQRKIHKMTEMFHSLLDQDEVLEKLQASLRKAFQSFRFLLFISQDQDTDRQLPAKELHMDGEDADPFALKVYLSGRMLRKGRSSAYLPIKGQQGTYGVLKAEGLQDAALSCSSLSEMMLLAGAAGKAFENAQLYEQSKKSIANLELINETSRQLNQRLRLTDTMRELAAIMIQSFHAEEVAFFHIDHFEAQNLLPGHTAFFKTERADAYISIVKEKLFEGEKGVFIGSGKTVFGENGYGSLMAVPMIENDTVFGFAILLKKDLYAFTFEMYKLFQALIHHATLAVTNSMLRDRLEHLVQTDQLTELYSRTYLDEKIQYSMKIHKRGVFILVDIDNFKNINDTYGHQTGDSILIQVASVMKNHIREHDVAARWGGEELAVYLPNINVSSGERIARRLVRAIRENTEPRVTISCGVSCWSKTDPMPLKMLVQQADEALYTAKRNGKNRLIIHQNSTAT
- the rpsD gene encoding 30S ribosomal protein S4, encoding MARYTGPSWKLSRRLGISLSGTGKELEKRPYAPGPHGPGQRKKLSEYGLQLQEKQKLRHMYGVNERQFRTLFDKAAKMTGKHGENFMILLDARLDNVVYKLGLARTRRQARQLVNHGHILVDGSRVDIPSYQVKPGQTIGVREKSRNLSIIKESVEVNNFVPEYLTFDAEKLEGTFTRLPERSELAPEINEALIVEFYSR